The following are from one region of the Methanococcoides methylutens genome:
- a CDS encoding Maf family nucleotide pyrophosphatase: MRRIVLASASPRRKELLVQIIGNTFEVCVSSYDEAPQPGMDATELVVQHSLSKARDVAVKFDSGIIISADTVVLCEGKVLGKPHSPGDAKEMLSAISGKVVQAITGMTVLDVDSGCEVSVSEITDVKMKKMSSVEISSYVRSGEPLDKAGAFAIQGKGAILVESINGDFFNVVGLPLFKLALILEGMGVPVFDIG; the protein is encoded by the coding sequence ATGCGCAGGATCGTTCTTGCATCAGCATCTCCTCGGAGGAAGGAGTTGCTGGTTCAGATCATCGGAAATACCTTCGAGGTTTGTGTGAGCTCATACGATGAAGCTCCACAGCCAGGTATGGATGCGACCGAACTGGTTGTCCAGCATTCCCTTTCCAAGGCAAGGGACGTTGCCGTAAAGTTCGATTCAGGTATCATTATATCTGCTGATACCGTTGTACTTTGTGAAGGTAAGGTCCTTGGGAAGCCACATTCTCCTGGGGATGCAAAGGAAATGCTTTCTGCTATCAGCGGGAAGGTCGTACAGGCGATCACAGGCATGACTGTTCTGGATGTCGATTCGGGATGTGAGGTTAGTGTATCCGAGATAACCGATGTGAAAATGAAAAAGATGTCGTCGGTTGAGATCTCATCTTATGTAAGGTCCGGGGAACCTCTCGATAAGGCCGGAGCTTTTGCGATACAGGGAAAAGGTGCCATACTCGTGGAAAGCATCAATGGTGATTTCTTTAATGTTGTAGGGCTGCCGTTGTTCAAGTTGGCTCTGATCCTTGAGGGCATGGGTGTTCCTGTCTTTGACATCGGATGA
- a CDS encoding MarR family winged helix-turn-helix transcriptional regulator, whose amino-acid sequence MPSTLARFLELKKSSVTSLIDSLENEGFVCRKDDPSDRRKVLISITEKGVEHTKKIINKMFSVAKKCMSDLDDETLEKAIEAQRILLNLQRHMYARSIELLDKKCTSE is encoded by the coding sequence ATGCCTTCGACACTTGCGAGATTCCTAGAACTCAAAAAGAGTAGTGTTACAAGCCTTATCGATAGTCTTGAAAATGAAGGTTTTGTCTGTCGGAAAGACGATCCTTCCGATCGCAGGAAAGTGTTGATCTCTATTACTGAAAAAGGTGTGGAGCATACTAAGAAGATCATCAATAAAATGTTCTCAGTAGCTAAAAAATGTATGAGCGATCTGGATGATGAAACGCTTGAAAAGGCTATTGAGGCACAGCGAATCCTACTCAACTTACAGCGCCATATGTATGCCCGATCGATTGAACTGCTCGATAAAAAATGTACTTCTGAATAA
- a CDS encoding hydrophobe/amphiphile efflux-3 (HAE3) family transporter: protein MGVFIENNTIPIILVALLLVLVSVQGAQNITMESGTETFVEKTSQLYQDFDHLYMNIFGTEAIVIIVEDGQVSDPALLQAMDRLDHMSSTLPGVVDVQSVATVVKEANFGLTGDASLPEDKAELQFLINNYVPEQLMPDSTHTLIYVEVAGSTTDEQKQEILGEIETSVSLAEFPPDYNVIVTGDPAFMVSMNNAMMSSMGVLLGLSVVLMIVVLYLVFGHVRWRLMPLAIVLLGIIYTFGAMGYLEIPMTMVSMAAFPVLIGLGIDYAIQFHNRIEEELERGETPAEAVVDTIKHTGPAVLIALIITALGFFSLLTSSVPMIQDFAKLLLIGIAMCFLASLFVGVTVIYGLDNMQSVRKEKFGHLSLTGKNKSKTSSPEEPKPDILDRLLGRTTHFTIKHPFMILLIAVLLCAGGLVADTQVGIQTDTETFVPQDLPALIDLMHLSDITGGEEQLNIIIKTDNVADPKTLKWMDEFSSHEVDSRNNIYGAESMASVIKSMNSGVIPESESEIRLLYEQMPDQQKDRFMYGENMLLLNLNIGDAMGSLGMEGIEVLTDIVQDDILWMSPPPGMTATITGSNVVFIEVIGALTSGRIFMTYLGLGMVFGGLLLIYRDLLKALVPVVTMFMVIGWSGGLMYLLGMEYNPMTATLGALILGVGSEYAVLMMERYFEEKDRGANPEEAMTEAGVKIGKAIVTSGLTTLFGFCALVASDFSMISGFGMITVIDVGLALFATFVVFPPVMVLLDNFREKRKAKKIMSDVFEDNIETIEIVKHSTDPEADAF, encoded by the coding sequence CTGGGGGTCTTTATTGAGAACAATACTATCCCTATAATATTAGTAGCCTTATTGCTCGTCCTTGTATCTGTTCAGGGCGCACAGAACATAACTATGGAATCGGGAACCGAAACATTTGTTGAGAAGACTTCCCAGCTCTATCAGGATTTTGATCACCTCTATATGAATATCTTTGGTACGGAAGCCATTGTTATAATAGTGGAGGATGGTCAGGTAAGTGATCCTGCTTTGTTGCAGGCGATGGATCGGCTTGATCATATGTCTTCGACATTGCCCGGAGTAGTAGATGTTCAAAGTGTTGCAACGGTTGTCAAGGAAGCAAACTTCGGTCTTACCGGTGATGCATCACTTCCTGAAGACAAGGCAGAACTGCAGTTCCTGATCAATAATTATGTTCCTGAACAACTGATGCCGGACAGCACTCATACACTTATCTATGTTGAAGTAGCGGGTTCGACAACAGATGAACAGAAACAGGAGATCCTGGGGGAGATCGAGACATCGGTAAGTCTTGCAGAATTTCCTCCTGACTATAATGTAATAGTTACAGGAGATCCGGCGTTCATGGTTTCCATGAACAATGCAATGATGTCAAGTATGGGTGTATTGCTTGGGCTTTCAGTCGTCCTGATGATCGTTGTGCTGTATCTCGTGTTCGGTCACGTCAGATGGAGGCTCATGCCTCTTGCTATCGTATTGCTGGGTATCATTTACACCTTTGGTGCCATGGGCTATCTGGAGATCCCAATGACCATGGTCTCAATGGCAGCATTCCCTGTATTGATAGGATTGGGTATAGATTATGCCATCCAGTTCCATAATCGAATAGAAGAGGAGCTTGAACGTGGTGAGACGCCGGCAGAGGCGGTTGTGGATACTATCAAGCATACCGGTCCTGCTGTGCTTATTGCACTTATTATCACAGCACTGGGATTCTTTTCCCTTCTTACATCAAGCGTTCCTATGATACAGGACTTTGCAAAGCTGCTTCTCATAGGTATTGCGATGTGCTTCCTTGCTTCCCTGTTCGTCGGTGTGACTGTGATATATGGTCTCGACAACATGCAATCCGTACGCAAGGAGAAGTTTGGACATTTATCCCTGACAGGCAAGAACAAGTCCAAGACATCATCTCCGGAGGAGCCCAAACCGGATATTCTGGATAGGCTTCTGGGTCGTACAACCCATTTCACCATAAAACATCCTTTCATGATCCTGTTAATTGCCGTTCTTCTTTGTGCTGGTGGCTTGGTGGCTGATACTCAGGTAGGGATTCAGACCGATACGGAAACCTTTGTCCCACAGGACCTGCCGGCATTGATCGACCTGATGCATCTTTCTGATATCACCGGTGGTGAGGAACAGCTGAACATTATCATCAAGACCGACAACGTTGCAGATCCTAAAACCCTGAAATGGATGGATGAGTTCAGTTCTCATGAAGTGGATAGCAGGAATAATATCTACGGAGCGGAAAGCATGGCCAGTGTCATCAAGTCAATGAACAGTGGTGTGATCCCTGAAAGTGAGTCTGAGATAAGGTTGCTGTATGAACAGATGCCTGACCAGCAAAAGGACCGTTTCATGTACGGTGAAAATATGCTTCTGCTCAACCTGAATATTGGTGATGCGATGGGAAGCCTTGGTATGGAAGGGATAGAAGTTCTCACGGATATTGTCCAGGATGATATTCTGTGGATGTCCCCACCCCCCGGAATGACTGCTACGATCACCGGAAGCAATGTCGTGTTCATAGAAGTTATTGGAGCCCTTACGTCAGGACGTATCTTTATGACATACCTGGGACTGGGAATGGTATTCGGTGGTCTGCTCCTGATCTACCGTGATCTTCTCAAGGCTCTTGTGCCCGTAGTGACAATGTTCATGGTCATTGGCTGGTCCGGTGGACTGATGTACCTGTTGGGTATGGAATACAATCCAATGACAGCTACACTGGGTGCACTTATTCTTGGTGTGGGTTCCGAGTATGCTGTACTTATGATGGAGAGATACTTCGAGGAAAAGGACAGAGGTGCAAATCCTGAAGAAGCAATGACCGAAGCAGGGGTCAAGATTGGAAAAGCGATAGTTACTTCCGGACTTACGACACTCTTCGGTTTTTGTGCTCTGGTAGCATCTGATTTCAGTATGATCAGCGGTTTCGGCATGATCACTGTAATAGATGTAGGGCTTGCCCTGTTCGCAACATTTGTGGTTTTCCCACCAGTGATGGTCTTGCTGGACAATTTCCGTGAAAAGAGGAAAGCAAAAAAAATAATGTCGGATGTATTCGAAGATAATATAGAAACGATCGAAATTGTAAAACATAGTACTGACCCGGAGGCTGATGCCTTTTGA
- a CDS encoding COG1361 S-layer family protein, giving the protein MFKMTDSRYALPIMASLALLLLFVAPVHASSTLPSNGEFTAANAELPEFFNFDENYYTVFGGPDVTATLLGDNEFERGDTVTLNLDLMNKGLITGFRSEEDDFYLTQLEQKLQKTEMSYESQRTTAIGIVAILTPLDPAVKVKSGPQEAGTLVSGQKTDSPVSFNIEISDNAEAGGYPMRLDLYYGYQKNVQINGDNETDLGITNMEVGLWYDMGTQNTTFDIYVKDEARFEVTNVTGKLYPDSESLLYVTFENVGDLSAKDATVRISAADPFSTTDDQAFLGTLDSGESTVAVFKLKVDDLAVPKAYALNSEIKYEDTDGHDRISDTVKIKTEVLPASANDSGSGMTGIIIGVVLVIVIAGGAYFVYRSRSSNNSNDE; this is encoded by the coding sequence ATGTTTAAAATGACAGATTCCAGATACGCTTTGCCAATTATGGCCTCACTTGCTTTATTGTTGCTGTTTGTAGCACCGGTACATGCATCTTCCACACTGCCCTCAAATGGTGAGTTTACGGCAGCCAATGCGGAACTACCTGAGTTCTTCAATTTTGATGAGAACTACTATACTGTATTCGGTGGTCCGGACGTGACAGCGACTCTCCTCGGCGACAATGAGTTTGAACGCGGTGATACTGTCACACTGAACCTCGATCTTATGAACAAGGGTCTTATCACGGGTTTCAGATCGGAGGAAGATGACTTTTACCTTACTCAGCTGGAACAGAAGTTGCAGAAAACTGAAATGTCCTATGAGTCCCAGCGAACGACAGCTATCGGTATTGTTGCTATCCTGACCCCTCTTGATCCTGCTGTTAAAGTAAAGTCCGGTCCTCAGGAAGCAGGTACTCTTGTATCAGGGCAGAAGACCGACTCTCCTGTTAGCTTTAATATCGAGATCTCGGATAATGCAGAGGCAGGCGGCTACCCCATGCGCCTTGATCTCTATTATGGATACCAGAAGAATGTTCAGATAAATGGTGACAATGAAACTGACCTTGGTATTACAAATATGGAGGTTGGACTTTGGTATGATATGGGCACACAGAACACGACCTTTGATATATATGTGAAGGATGAGGCAAGATTTGAAGTGACCAACGTAACTGGTAAGCTGTATCCTGATTCTGAAAGTTTGTTGTATGTTACCTTTGAGAATGTGGGTGACCTTTCTGCAAAGGATGCTACGGTAAGGATAAGTGCTGCCGATCCTTTCAGCACTACTGATGATCAGGCATTCCTTGGTACCCTCGATTCCGGTGAGAGCACTGTTGCAGTGTTCAAGCTGAAGGTAGATGACCTTGCAGTACCGAAGGCTTATGCACTGAATAGTGAGATCAAGTATGAGGATACTGACGGCCATGACCGTATATCAGATACTGTGAAGATCAAGACGGAAGTCCTTCCTGCATCTGCAAATGACAGTGGCTCCGGCATGACTGGCATCATTATTGGTGTAGTACTGGTAATAGTGATCGCCGGTGGAGCTTATTTCGTCTATCGCAGCAGGTCTTCAAATAACAGCAACGATGAGTGA
- a CDS encoding CDGSH iron-sulfur domain-containing protein, with protein MTDNNPSIQPSENGPYLVKDLKNLKNSKGETFEPQPMMALCRCGQSSNKPFCDGTHMKVGFTGEKSEDRQPDRVDDYVGKDITIHDNRGVCSHRGHCTDNLPSVFRMKQEPWIDPDGASVEDVIRVIEMCPSGALSYTKDGVLHKELDREPGITVTKDGPHDVVGGIELDDPDGNTPESKEHYTLCRCGASKNKPFCSGEHWHVEFKDEKN; from the coding sequence ATGACAGACAACAACCCAAGCATTCAGCCATCAGAGAACGGGCCATACCTTGTAAAGGACCTCAAGAACCTGAAGAACTCAAAAGGAGAAACCTTTGAGCCACAACCTATGATGGCACTTTGTCGCTGTGGCCAGTCATCAAACAAGCCGTTCTGTGACGGTACACATATGAAAGTGGGCTTCACAGGCGAGAAATCCGAAGACAGGCAACCTGACAGAGTGGATGATTATGTTGGAAAGGATATCACCATCCATGACAACAGAGGGGTCTGTTCCCACAGAGGACATTGTACCGACAACCTCCCATCTGTATTCAGGATGAAGCAGGAGCCGTGGATAGATCCTGATGGAGCCAGCGTTGAAGACGTAATAAGGGTTATCGAGATGTGCCCATCAGGTGCCCTGAGCTACACAAAGGACGGTGTTCTGCACAAGGAACTTGACAGGGAACCCGGCATTACTGTTACAAAAGACGGACCACATGACGTAGTCGGCGGGATAGAGCTTGATGATCCTGATGGAAATACTCCCGAATCCAAGGAACACTACACACTTTGCAGATGTGGTGCTTCAAAGAACAAGCCATTCTGTAGTGGTGAACACTGGCATGTCGAGTTCAAGGATGAGAAGAACTGA
- a CDS encoding mechanosensitive ion channel family protein yields the protein MLSQNIPYTDLTFFDLLAALIVLVAGIVLAKILTGMFKNGLKKTELPELVAEFLSRFVLALMYVAVILATVSTLGPDISSVVVGLSAVIGLVLGFGLQDTLTNIAAGVWLATLRPFDKGEYVSVTGYSGSVNAVGFMATELLTPDNKIITIPNKVIWGSAIENATRMPTRRVDVNVGISYDTKLDQAIQVAMDLMKGNSMVLADPAPAVVTTELADSSVNLQLRAWANTSDYWGVKGDLTNGILKAYKEAGIEIPFPQMDVHLDKE from the coding sequence ATGTTATCTCAAAATATACCATATACTGATCTGACATTTTTTGATCTACTGGCAGCCTTGATAGTACTTGTTGCAGGTATCGTTTTAGCAAAGATATTAACAGGAATGTTCAAGAACGGACTGAAAAAAACAGAACTTCCCGAACTTGTCGCAGAATTCCTGTCCAGATTTGTCCTGGCATTAATGTACGTTGCAGTTATCCTTGCAACGGTGTCAACCCTAGGTCCTGACATCAGTTCAGTGGTTGTTGGCCTTTCAGCAGTCATAGGTTTAGTCCTTGGTTTTGGACTGCAGGACACACTGACAAACATTGCAGCAGGCGTATGGCTTGCCACACTAAGACCATTCGACAAAGGAGAATATGTATCAGTAACGGGTTACTCCGGAAGTGTCAATGCAGTCGGTTTCATGGCAACAGAATTGCTTACACCTGACAACAAAATCATCACTATCCCTAACAAGGTAATCTGGGGAAGTGCAATTGAGAATGCGACCAGAATGCCTACCAGAAGAGTTGATGTTAACGTTGGTATCAGTTACGACACAAAACTTGACCAGGCCATCCAGGTTGCTATGGACCTTATGAAAGGAAACTCAATGGTTCTTGCAGACCCTGCACCTGCCGTCGTCACAACCGAACTTGCAGATTCATCCGTAAATCTTCAGCTTCGTGCATGGGCAAATACATCGGATTACTGGGGAGTCAAAGGCGACCTTACCAACGGCATCCTGAAAGCATACAAGGAAGCAGGCATTGAGATCCCATTCCCACAAATGGATGTCCATCTGGACAAAGAGTGA
- a CDS encoding thiamine pyrophosphate-dependent enzyme, translating to MGKYRCSVCNWTYDEETEGQDFDSLPDTYTCPVCGAPKSAFVKEGGAKAGDDIKTTVADKIVEQLEAFGVRYVYGIPGDSNLPLIDAIRRSEKISFILTRHEETAAFMASAHGKMTSELGVCISIAGPGCTNLITGLMDAATDRSCVLAFAGQVPEVYLGSEAFQEIDQLELFKPFTEYSETIARENQALKLLTMAVKYAYRKPGVSVLSTPTDILAEKLAGQIYSPDKRVFLNKTSPKEEDVQRAAKLINDSENVTVFAGWGSRHSRELLLEMSRKLKAPIATTSRAKGVIHETERFSVGVLGSIGSKHAAQAIKTSDLIVIIGSGFRQANLVPAGVKIVQTDIDPTKIGKTFDVDAGIIGDADLVLKELVPLLDEKEENKEFLENIDRMKKTHREELEKDANDLSIPINPGYVVQAIKRHADKDAIICIDVGDHTYWFYKKFVCEGQRTFISANIASMGFALPASLSAKLDYPDKQVICVTGDGGFGMLMGDFTTAVRESLGINVIVFNDGKLKNIKKEQLRDNYPEYGVSFPNPDFAGFARSAGGEGYRIEDPTQLDEAIEKAFRSEKAALIDVIVDPNTTAASTKRVD from the coding sequence ATGGGTAAATACAGATGTTCAGTCTGCAACTGGACATATGATGAAGAGACGGAAGGGCAGGATTTTGATTCCCTGCCCGATACTTACACCTGCCCGGTCTGCGGAGCACCGAAATCCGCATTTGTAAAGGAAGGTGGTGCAAAGGCAGGAGATGACATAAAGACAACTGTTGCTGACAAGATAGTCGAGCAGCTGGAAGCTTTTGGCGTAAGATATGTTTACGGCATACCAGGAGATTCAAATCTTCCGCTTATCGATGCCATCCGAAGGAGTGAAAAGATAAGTTTCATCCTCACACGCCATGAGGAAACGGCTGCATTCATGGCATCAGCACATGGAAAGATGACATCCGAACTTGGCGTATGCATTTCCATTGCAGGTCCCGGTTGTACCAACCTGATAACAGGACTTATGGATGCTGCAACCGACAGGAGTTGCGTACTTGCTTTTGCAGGTCAGGTGCCAGAGGTTTATCTTGGAAGCGAGGCATTCCAGGAGATCGACCAGCTCGAACTGTTCAAGCCATTCACCGAATATTCCGAGACCATTGCCAGGGAAAATCAGGCATTAAAGCTGCTCACCATGGCAGTTAAATATGCATACCGGAAACCAGGAGTCTCAGTTCTTAGTACCCCCACAGATATTCTTGCCGAGAAACTAGCCGGCCAGATCTATTCACCTGATAAGAGAGTTTTCCTGAACAAAACATCTCCAAAAGAAGAGGATGTACAAAGAGCAGCGAAACTTATCAACGACTCCGAAAATGTGACCGTCTTTGCAGGCTGGGGTTCCCGGCACAGCAGAGAACTCCTGCTGGAGATGTCACGAAAGCTCAAAGCTCCGATTGCAACCACATCAAGGGCCAAGGGAGTTATCCATGAGACCGAACGCTTCAGCGTAGGTGTCCTGGGTTCCATCGGTTCAAAGCATGCTGCACAGGCGATCAAGACATCGGACCTGATAGTCATAATCGGTTCCGGTTTCAGACAGGCCAATCTCGTACCTGCCGGTGTAAAGATAGTCCAGACAGATATCGACCCTACAAAGATAGGAAAGACATTTGATGTGGACGCAGGCATCATCGGCGATGCAGACCTTGTGCTTAAGGAACTGGTTCCCTTACTTGATGAAAAGGAAGAGAACAAAGAATTCCTCGAGAACATCGACCGGATGAAGAAGACACACAGGGAAGAATTGGAAAAAGATGCAAATGACCTTTCCATACCGATAAATCCCGGTTACGTTGTACAGGCCATAAAACGCCATGCAGACAAAGATGCTATCATATGCATCGATGTAGGGGATCATACATACTGGTTCTACAAGAAGTTCGTCTGTGAAGGGCAGAGGACATTCATATCAGCAAACATCGCCAGCATGGGCTTTGCGCTTCCTGCATCCCTTTCAGCAAAGCTTGACTATCCTGACAAACAGGTCATCTGTGTAACAGGAGACGGTGGCTTCGGGATGCTCATGGGTGATTTTACCACAGCTGTAAGGGAAAGCCTTGGGATCAACGTCATTGTCTTTAACGACGGCAAGCTCAAGAACATCAAGAAAGAGCAATTAAGGGATAACTATCCGGAATACGGAGTAAGTTTCCCAAACCCTGACTTTGCAGGATTTGCAAGATCTGCCGGCGGAGAAGGTTACAGAATAGAAGACCCCACACAACTGGACGAAGCAATAGAAAAAGCATTCAGATCAGAAAAAGCAGCACTTATTGATGTGATCGTTGACCCCAACACGACGGCTGCAAGTACAAAGAGGGTGGATTAA
- a CDS encoding translation initiation factor IF-2 subunit gamma: MSQPCVNIGMVGHVDHGKTTLVSALSGVWTDTHSEELKRGISIRLGYADTTFRKCPTCPEPQCYTVAKKCEHCGEKTEDMRTVSFVDSPGHETLMATMLSGAAIMDGAILVIAANEECPQPQTKEHLMALNIIGIENIVIVQNKVDLVPKEKVIEHYHQIKEFVKGTVAENAPVVPISAQQNINIDVLIDVMNEVIPTPVQKLDKPAHMLIARSFDINKPGSSIDKIAGGVIGGTLTAGSLHPGDELEIRPGRKVESENAIHWEPIFTTINMIAAGSDKVEEATPGGLLALGTGLDPSITKSDSLTGQVAGLPDTLPPTHDSFTLDLKLLERVVGISDDEPIEIGKIKTSEPLMLNVGTATTVGIVTSARENVAETKLKRPVCAEVGSMVAISRRVGSRWRLIGVGVIKA; this comes from the coding sequence TTGAGTCAGCCTTGTGTTAATATTGGCATGGTAGGTCATGTCGATCATGGGAAAACGACGCTTGTAAGCGCGTTATCTGGAGTATGGACCGATACTCATAGTGAAGAGTTGAAGCGTGGTATTTCGATCAGGTTAGGGTATGCAGATACTACCTTCAGGAAGTGTCCAACTTGCCCCGAACCCCAGTGTTATACTGTAGCCAAGAAATGTGAGCACTGTGGTGAAAAGACCGAGGATATGAGGACCGTATCTTTTGTGGATTCTCCTGGTCACGAAACATTGATGGCCACAATGCTTTCAGGTGCTGCTATTATGGATGGTGCTATCCTTGTGATCGCTGCGAACGAGGAATGTCCGCAGCCACAGACAAAAGAGCACCTTATGGCTTTGAATATCATCGGTATCGAGAACATCGTTATCGTCCAGAACAAGGTCGACCTTGTTCCAAAGGAGAAGGTTATAGAGCATTATCATCAGATCAAGGAGTTCGTAAAGGGAACTGTTGCTGAGAATGCACCTGTCGTTCCTATCTCTGCACAGCAGAACATCAATATCGATGTGCTGATCGATGTTATGAACGAAGTGATCCCAACGCCTGTGCAGAAACTTGACAAGCCTGCACATATGCTTATTGCAAGATCTTTTGACATCAACAAGCCTGGATCATCTATCGATAAGATCGCAGGTGGTGTCATCGGCGGAACACTTACAGCTGGTTCTTTGCATCCGGGTGATGAACTTGAGATCCGTCCTGGTCGTAAGGTGGAAAGCGAGAATGCTATCCACTGGGAACCTATATTCACGACTATCAATATGATCGCTGCAGGCAGTGACAAGGTAGAAGAGGCAACTCCGGGAGGATTGCTTGCATTGGGTACAGGACTTGACCCAAGTATAACAAAGAGTGATTCGCTCACAGGTCAGGTTGCAGGTTTGCCAGACACATTACCTCCTACCCACGATTCATTCACTCTGGACCTTAAGCTTCTTGAACGTGTAGTTGGTATTTCAGATGATGAGCCGATCGAGATCGGTAAGATCAAGACCAGTGAACCATTGATGCTCAATGTTGGAACTGCTACCACTGTTGGTATTGTAACAAGTGCCAGGGAAAATGTTGCTGAGACCAAGCTCAAGAGGCCGGTCTGTGCTGAAGTTGGCTCTATGGTTGCTATCAGCAGGCGTGTTGGTTCCCGTTGGAGACTAATAGGTGTGGGAGTCATTAAGGCTTGA
- a CDS encoding DNA-binding protein: protein MKVIIDTNGLMIPVQFKVDIFTELKRLGYDELIVPQAVINEIKILVKRYKGENRIAAKVALSLSDRCTIVERTGSADDVILQLALDTGAAVLTNDVGLVKRLKEVDVAVVRLRQKSRLDIA from the coding sequence TTGAAGGTTATAATCGATACAAACGGTTTAATGATACCAGTTCAGTTCAAGGTCGATATCTTTACAGAACTAAAACGTCTGGGCTATGATGAGCTCATTGTTCCCCAGGCGGTCATAAATGAGATAAAGATCCTGGTCAAAAGGTATAAGGGTGAGAACAGAATAGCGGCAAAGGTTGCACTTTCATTATCAGACAGATGTACCATTGTGGAACGGACAGGAAGTGCTGATGATGTCATCCTTCAGCTTGCTCTCGATACTGGGGCAGCGGTGTTGACCAATGATGTCGGTTTGGTCAAACGTCTGAAGGAAGTGGATGTGGCCGTTGTGCGTTTGCGCCAGAAGAGCCGTTTGGATATAGCATGA
- a CDS encoding DUF427 domain-containing protein yields the protein MAVAKWNGVVLAESDAVKEIEGNLYFPPDSVNMEYLKETDTHSTCPWKGLATYFDIAVNGEINTDAAWHYPDPKPAAKEIAGYIAFWKGVEVTP from the coding sequence ATGGCAGTAGCAAAATGGAATGGGGTCGTACTTGCAGAAAGCGATGCGGTCAAAGAAATTGAAGGGAACCTTTACTTCCCGCCGGACTCAGTGAACATGGAATACCTGAAGGAAACAGATACTCATTCAACATGTCCCTGGAAGGGTCTGGCAACCTATTTTGACATAGCCGTGAACGGAGAAATAAATACTGATGCAGCCTGGCATTATCCTGACCCTAAACCGGCTGCAAAAGAGATCGCAGGGTATATTGCATTCTGGAAGGGTGTGGAGGTAACTCCTTAA
- a CDS encoding COG1361 S-layer family protein: protein MNCKNKQKNRYVNSVVMVAILLTAAVFVVTASPAAGAKEFVQPTYEFSTNYYDAYGEPDLYVSVLGDTEFERGETAQVRVVLSNRGVLYGFKSKTNVDTKNGDHAKSLKELEYESLRTTAFGLKAEMVSTTDYIEVDPITSIQTLDSLYPGVLPEDPMSFTITISDNAPAGVYMLLLPVSYEFQSQVEMTDGSTVRLGLPDLDHTTFYKTRNTTLQIPVMVEPAAKFVVSDVEGELTSGQSGIINVTYTNVGEVEASDAFARIVVMKPLSSDRSVVNLGAIAPGESKTASFDLAADISAVEKDYGIDSEIKYCDEDGEIEFSENIIVEVPLKSRDASISITTLALAGILLIGAYMGYNTMRKKNDKK from the coding sequence ATGAACTGTAAAAACAAACAAAAGAACAGATATGTGAATTCAGTGGTCATGGTGGCTATCTTGCTGACCGCGGCGGTGTTCGTGGTCACTGCATCTCCTGCAGCAGGGGCAAAAGAGTTCGTACAGCCGACCTATGAGTTCTCTACCAATTATTATGATGCCTACGGTGAACCTGATCTATATGTTTCCGTCCTCGGGGACACTGAATTCGAGAGGGGTGAGACCGCACAGGTACGCGTTGTCCTCTCAAACAGAGGAGTACTGTATGGATTCAAGTCCAAGACCAATGTGGATACGAAAAATGGAGATCATGCAAAGTCCCTGAAAGAGCTTGAATATGAGTCATTGAGAACCACTGCTTTTGGTCTAAAGGCTGAGATGGTCTCGACTACAGATTATATAGAGGTCGATCCGATCACAAGTATTCAGACACTTGATAGTCTGTATCCGGGAGTATTGCCGGAGGATCCGATGTCCTTTACTATCACCATCTCCGATAATGCACCGGCTGGTGTTTATATGCTCTTACTGCCTGTCAGCTATGAATTCCAGAGCCAGGTCGAGATGACCGATGGAAGTACTGTCAGGCTTGGTCTGCCTGATCTTGACCACACCACATTCTACAAGACAAGGAATACGACTCTTCAGATCCCGGTGATGGTAGAACCGGCTGCAAAGTTCGTTGTGTCTGATGTGGAGGGTGAGCTTACGTCCGGTCAGTCAGGTATCATCAATGTAACCTACACAAATGTTGGTGAGGTCGAAGCATCTGATGCTTTTGCCAGGATAGTTGTTATGAAACCGTTGAGTTCCGACAGGTCAGTTGTGAACCTGGGTGCTATTGCACCGGGGGAGAGCAAGACTGCATCATTCGATCTTGCTGCAGATATCTCTGCGGTGGAGAAGGACTACGGAATTGACAGTGAGATCAAGTATTGTGATGAGGACGGTGAAATTGAGTTCTCGGAAAACATTATTGTTGAGGTCCCGCTCAAATCAAGGGATGCCAGTATAAGCATCACTACGCTGGCACTTGCAGGAATACTGCTGATAGGAGCTTACATGGGATACAATACTATGCGGAAGAAGAATGACAAAAAATAA